The window AAATTTATTCCTGCCAAGGCCATTAAATGGATGCTGGCCTTTATTTTGGTATTTACCGGCGGCAGGTATGTGCTGAGCTTTTTGTTTTAATGCGTTTTAAACACAGGATATGCTGCCAGAGCAACAAAACCGTTTATCCATCACCATGGCAGCCTACTAAATCAATATATGTGACCACGTTAGTCCCAAAAACTACACTCACAGATAAAATGCTATGATACATGGAGCGTAACTATTCAGTACGATCGAATAAGAAGACCTGGACCCCGGATCCGTCATCCCGGACTCGATCCGGGACCGGGGTGACGGTTAAAGCAAATAATTGCCTTTTTCCGTCATTCCGGCGAAAGCCGGAATCCAGGGTGTTTTAATAGCCTTATACCATATGTGGTGAACAGTTACCATGGGGCAAACAATATGCAGACAGTGAATATCCGTGAGGCCAAAACTAATTTGTCACGTCTCCTTGAAGAAGTGCAGCTGGGAAAACCTTTTGTCATTGCCAAGGCAGGCAGGCCCATCGCCAGGGTAACAGACATTGATACTCCCGACAC of the Desulfonatronovibrio magnus genome contains:
- a CDS encoding type II toxin-antitoxin system Phd/YefM family antitoxin, with the protein product MQTVNIREAKTNLSRLLEEVQLGKPFVIAKAGRPIARVTDIDTPDTEQTGHVGFLSGQIQVPKDFDRMGEKKIFQCINTIKSWKKNQ